The Carassius auratus strain Wakin chromosome 5, ASM336829v1, whole genome shotgun sequence genome includes a window with the following:
- the upk2 gene encoding uroplakin-2, giving the protein MLNLLFILGILCPLNLAEIEIRLLDPKIDGVLASRFPNSFLLGLPDCSVYGNKSAELLYTELPSNENKTKSFIVPSCSVTRLGLLLQNLKNGTTYNMQYKIAGSNDTSANLTMATTNVIDFQQIDSGLPARSGAMVVITVILSVAMAALLIGLIVVLFSS; this is encoded by the exons ATGCTGAATCTTCTTTTCATCCTGGGGATCTTGTGTCCCTTAAACTTGGCAG AAATAGAAATTCGACTGCTGGATCCTAAAATAGATGGTGTGCTGGCGAGTCGGTTCCCAAACTCTTTTCTGCTGGGTCTGCCAGACTGCAGCGTTTATGGAAACAAGTCCGCCGAGCTGCTGTACACAGAACTGCCGTCCAATGAAAACA AAACAAAGAGTTTCATCGTCCCATCTTGTTCTGTCACTCGGCTGGGGTTGCTTCTGCAAAACCTAAAAAATGGCACAACATACAA catGCAGTACAAAATTGCAGGCTCAAATGATACAAGTGCAAACTTGACTATGGCGACTACCAATG TCATTGATTTCCAGCAGATAGACAGTGGTCTTCCAGCGCGCAGTGGAGCCATGGTGGTCATCACCGTCATTCTGTCTGTGGCTATGGCGGCCCTCCTCATCGGCCTCATTGTTGTCCTCTTTTCCAGCTAG
- the LOC113081765 gene encoding POU domain, class 2, transcription factor 3 yields MSTEAVEQTESQHEQADIEQNGFTRQIKTENLNDSPHSGASHKTCHLTQGSPVHGGHLTGELSSLHPLPQLVLMPGSHLSSPSSFLLSQAQSGHQALLQPNLLSLPSQSQTGLLPHQPGLALTPQAMGRSGLAGSSMDGHLDMSHLQVPKHMGSPQDEPSDLEELEQFAKAFKQRRIKLGFTQGDVGLAMGKLYGNDFSQTTISRFEALNLSFKNMCKLKPLLEKWLSDAENSPSDSMTSPTTLPPLMEGYGRKRKKRTSIETNIKLTLEKRFLDNPKPNSEEITLISEQLSMEKEVVRVWFCNRRQKEKRIYCPISSSPIKSHNYNPRLPSTSRSFSPLATGGVSSSSSPSSPSRGSSPSTLSTTSSPLTAQGVNQTFNTTGSWYRWNTTSYHH; encoded by the exons ATGAGCACAGAGGCTGTTGAACAGACAGAATCTCAGCATGAACAAGCTG ACATTGAACAAAACGGCTTCACCAGACAA ATTAAGACTGAGAACCTGAATGATTCACCTCATTCTGGAGCGTCCCACAAGACATGCCACTTGACTCAGGGATCACCGGTGCATGGAGGTCACCTCACTGGG GAGCTGTCCTCCCTGCACCCTCTGCCCCAGCTCGTCCTGATGCCTGGATCTCACCTGTCCTCTCCTTCATCATTTCTCCTCTCACAGGCCCAATCAGGACACCAAG CACTGCTGCAGCCCAATCTGCTTTCCTTGCCCTCCCAGTCCCAGACAGGACTCCTGCCGCACCAGCCTGGTCTCGCACTCACACCCCAG GCAATGGGCAGGTCAGGTCTGGCCGGCTCCTCGATGGACGGACACCTGGATATGTCTCACTTACAGGTGCCGAAACATATGGGGTCACCACAAGATGAACCCAGTGACCTGGAGGAACTCGAGCAGTTTGCCAAAGCCTTCAAACAGAGACGCATCAAACTAGGCTTTACTCAG GGTGACGTTGGTCTGGCCATGGGAAAGCTGTATGGAAATGACTTCAGTCAGACTACAATCTCACGCTTTGAGGCTCTCAATCTAAGCTTCAAAAACATGTGCAAGCTCAAGCCCTTGCTGGAGAAGTGGCTGAGTGACGCAG AGAACTCACCATCCGACTCCATGACCAGCCCCACCACCTTACCACCCCTGATGGAGGGTTATGGGAGGAAGAGGAAAAAGAGGACAAGCATTGAAACTAACATCAAACTCACACTAGAGAAACGCTTTTTAGAT AACCCAAAACCCAACTCTGAAGAGATCACGCTCATCTCAGAGCAGCTGTCCATGGAGAAAGAAGTAGTGCGAGTTTGGTTCTGCAACCGGCGGCAGAAAGAGAAGCGGATATACTGCCCCATCTCCAGTTCACCCATAAAGTCTCACAACTACAACCCTCGTCTG CCTTCCACTTCCCGCTCATTCAGTCCACTCGCCACTGGAGGTG TGTCATCAAGCTCCTCCCCCAGCAGCCCCAGTCGAGGCTCCTCCCCCAGCACTCTCTCCACTACATCCAGTCCACTGACCGCACAGGGGGTCAACCAGACGTTCAACACCACAGG ATCCTGGTATCGCTGGAACACCACATCATACCACCACTGA